CACGTGTGGCTCCGGAGAAGCGGCCATCCGTAATCAGTGCGACTTTCCCCGATAGACGAGGAGAGCCGCTAACCTTTGCAGTCGGTTCAAGCATTTCAGGCATACCTGGTCCTCCCTTAGGACCCTCATAACGGATTACAATCACATCTCCTGGATTAATCTCTCCTTCATCAATTGCATTTAGTGCGGCCTGCTGTGAATTAAACACCCGGGCAGATCCAGTAAATTGTCGCATGTTTTCGTCCACAGCTGCAGCTTTAACGACTGCTCCATCGGGGGCGATGTTCCCGCGTAGGACAGCCAATCCACCTCCTTTGTGAACCGGATCTTCTCGTGACTGAATGACCGTTCCTTTGACATCAGCATCTTGAATCCGCTCTTGGATAGTTTTTCCATCGACCGTAGGACATTCTGTATTCAGAAGGTCTTCAAGTCGACTCAAAACTCCGGGTACACCTCCATCGTCTCGAAGATGCTCCATCCGCCACGGCCCCGCAGGGCTCATATGTGCCAAATGCGGTGTTTTTTCTGCAATTGCTTCGAAATCTGAAAGAGTTAAATCGATCCCCGCTTCTTGGGCAATTGCTGGAACATGCAACATCGTGTTTGTTGATCCTCCAAGTGCAAGGTCAACTGTAACAGCGTTTTCAAATGCTTCTTCGGTCAAGAACTCGGACGGTCGAATATCATTGTACACAAGATCAAGAATGCGTTGTCCACTTTTCCGTGCGATATCACGCTTACGGCTGTCTAATGCTCCGGTTGTTGCACATTCTGTCCATGAGAGGCCAAGGGTCTCTGTTACACATGCCATCGTGTTGGCAGTAAACATCCCAGCACAGGATCCGGCTCCCGGGCAGGCCGTACATTCAAGCTGGTATAGATCTTCCTCAGAAAACTCTCCTTCTCGGTACTTACTCACGCCTTCAAACACAGATGCAAGATCAACTGGTTCGTCGTCAAACTCTCCAGCTTCCATGTGTCCACCTGTAACAACAACTGCGGGGATATCAAGCCGAGCAATTGCTAGCAACATTCCTGGGACAATCTTATCACAGGATGCGAGCGCAACAATACCGTCAAGCTTGTGAGCGGAAGCCATCAATTCTACAGAATCTGCAATTATTTCCCGAGATGGTAGGCTCATTCGCATCCCATCGTGTCCCATTGCAATCCCGTCATCAACCGCGATTGTGTTAAACTCAAGCGGCGTTCCACCTGCCTCTCGGACTCCTTCTTTAACCTCTTTGGCGAGTTCATCAAGATGGATATGTCCCGGTACAATCTCATTCCACGAATTTGCAATCCCAATTAGTGGCTGCTCAATATCTTCCTCCGAAAGCCCTGCAGCACGAAACAACGACCGGTGCGGCGCCCGATCCGGGCCTTCTGTAACCTCTGCACTCCGAAGAATATCATCTTTGCTGGGCATCTAGATAGCAATGACTTCTAATCCAGGGTTAATACACTTTTGCAAACATCGTTATTCATTATGACAGTGTAATCCAAGGAAATGCACCGCTTATAAATTCGATACACCGTCTCAGAGAGTGAACTATTTCTGCCGACTCGTCGCATTCGACGGATCCTTGAGGATAGGGACTTATCCCATAACAGTTAATTTCGAGGTGATTCACCTGACATCAACTGTCTCAATTCGCCCTTCAACATCAATTGTCTCAAATGTTTCTGGGTTAAGCGAAGCAACAGTATCGAGGAAAGCTGTCCGATAGCTCGCTGGCCCTTGCCAATCCTGCTCCTTGGTTGCTATTTCCCCAGCAATCCCAAATGCTGTTGTTCCCCCAAGTGCGGCCGATAGAGAATCCTCCGCAACAGCGTCGAAAATATTAACCGTGATTCCTAGCATACATCCGGTCCCGACGAAAGATCCGAGCATTGAGTCTCCTACCGAGAGCTTATATGCCGTTGTTTGATCAGCGATAATGTCTGTCTCTCCTGTTGCCACAACGATAGAATCCATTGTATTTGCACATGCTACAGCAGTCTGCTCAATATCAGTATGCTCACCAGTTACATCAACTCCCCGAATATTAGCATCGTCTTGAACAAGCGCAGTGATTTCGCCGTAATTTCCACATATTATTGACACATCAATTTCGTTTCCGATTTCACGAGCAGCCCCTGTCCGCTCTGATGTACCTCCTGCTCCGACTGGATCAAACGCAACCGGAGTGTCTCCGTTGTTTGCTGCTTTTCCAGCTTCGATGAATAGCTCAATATCTTTATCATCGATAAATCCCATATTTAGATGACAGCCATCTGATATTCTAAATCGCTCTTCTATATCCTTCTGGTCCTGACTCATTGATGGAAGTCCGCCCCAAAACGACGTGATATTTGCTACTTCATCAATCGTGACAAAGTTTGTAATTGAATTAATTAATGGGCGCTGCTCTGATATTGTGGTAATTTGGTTCTGTAGTGTCGATTGATCGATCATCGTCGGTTTACCCCCGTCATAACGGCATCACTTAGCCGTATTGTTGCTTCTTTCGGATTCTCGGCAGTGGCAATCGCAGAAATAACTGCCACACCCTCTGCTCCAGCAGCCACAACATCAGCCGCGTTACCAGCATTAATCCCACCGATACCAACAATTGGAATATCTACAGCCTCCCGAACTGCAGCAACCCCTTCTGGTCCAATTCCTTCTTCCTCTGGATCAACATCTTTTGAATCTGTATGGTAAACTGCACCCACTCCAAGATAATCGGCACCTGCTGCAACGGCTGCGCGTGCTTCTTCTGGAGTAGTCACAGAGCGACCGATAATTGCATCTTTACCGAGTTGCTCACGAGCAACTTCAATCGGAAGGTCACTATCTCCTACATGCACTCCATCCGCGTCAATTGCGGCTGCAATATCTACCCTGTCATCGACAATTAGCGGGACTTCTGCTTCTTCGGTTATTCTACGTAGTTTAAGACCTAATTCGTACCGTTCGCGAGCACTCATGTGCTTTTCACGTAATTGTACGACATCGACACCTCCCTCAATCGCTCCTCGAACAACATCAGTTGTTGACAAACCCCCCGAATAATTCTGCTGGGTCACAAAATAGACTGTCTGATCAGTGATTTGCTTCACAGTAATTAGTCGGTTGTACCTTCTGGTACTTGACCGTTATCGAACTCAACAGAAAGGGAAAGGTGGGCACGGTGGGATTTGAACCCACGATCGAGAGGTTAGGAACCTCTCGCCCTGTCCACTAGGCCACGCGCCCGAAAAGAGAAAAATACGTTAGTTTGCTGCAGTTGAGTCTTTTTCTCCATCTGACTCAACATCTGTATCAACATCTTCAATGTCTCCGTCGACATCTTCAATGTCTGCATCACCATCTCGAATTTCTTTTAGCTCCTGTTCAACTTCCTCTTTACCTTTCTGGAACTCACCAATTGCCTGACCGCTTGACCGGGCAAGCTCTGGGATTTTACTCGCACCGAAAAGGATGACGACTACTAGAAAGATCAGCGCGATCTCGAACGCCCCCAGACCCCCGATGAAGAGCGGACTGAATGTTTCAACGACCATTGCTATTTACTTGTAGATGGGTGCTGATTATAGTCTTTTTGCCTATCTCCCCGCGCAGAGAGATATACTGGCGATGTGCTTTTGTGGTGTTTCTTTCAATAGTACGTATGGACGAACCTGATCCCGTGGTTCCAGATACTGAGCCTTCGCGCGTGCATGATGAATATGATCCGTCAGCCGATCATGCATTTCCTGATACCCGTTTAAATAGTGTTCTTGAATATCTTCAGAATGATGAAGAAATCCAAGCATATCTTAAAGCACAAAATGTCAACCCGGTGAAACGGATGAACTATAATGATCATGGACAAGAGCACATACGAATTGTCCGAGATAGAGCCTTAGAATTATATGGGCTGCTTAAAAAAGGTGGAGTTACATTCAACGGGGCTACTGATCAAGGCCTCTCAGAAGCAGACGAACCAGTGATTATTGCGCTTGCTGCAACGCTTCATGACGTTGGTCATGTGGTCCATCGGCATGACCATCCGTATTATTCAATCCCAATTGCCTCTGACATTCTTGATCGTGTCCTGCCGGAGTTTTATTCGGTCCCTGATGCAGTTCGGGTCAAAAGTGAAGTGCTACATGCGATTCTCTGCCATCCCACAGAAGAAAGACCGCTAACCTTGGAAGCAGGCGTCGTTCGGGTCGCGGACGCACTAGATATGGAACGAGGAAGATCGAGGATTCCATATGAGAAGGGCGGACGTGGGATTAATACACTTTCAAGTCGAGCAATCGAAGAAGTATCCCTTACCTCTGGGGATTCTGCTCCAGTACTTGTTGAGATTAAGATGTCTGGAGCAGTAGGCGTCTATCAAGTTGATTCATTACTTAAATCAAAACTGCAACACTCTCGTCTTGAAGATCACATTCGTATCGTCGCGATCAACACAGGTGGTGAGGACCAACTCGTTGAACGAATTGAGCTTTAGTTATATTAGAAAAAGTGGTTTTTGACAGAGACAGGACTAACTCAGAATAGCTATATTCCAGTTCGTTTGGCGTAGTAACGTGTTGTTTCGTCAGTTGACTCACAGGCTACTAATTCGCGATTAGACAGCGTTTGCAAGATGCTTAAAATAGTGAGTTGTGGTAAATCAAGACGTTGCTGTAACTGCGAGGCTGTTGCTGCTCCCTCCAGAGCTAAGGAATGATAAACGAGTTTGGCTGTAGCCGATTCTATTTTTGACATCACGACTCGTCGATCCTCTGTATCGAGGGCTGCCATCATTATCAGATACAACTATTTCGACAATAATAAAACCTCGCGTTCGAC
This portion of the Salinarchaeum sp. IM2453 genome encodes:
- the ilvD gene encoding dihydroxy-acid dehydratase, encoding MPSKDDILRSAEVTEGPDRAPHRSLFRAAGLSEEDIEQPLIGIANSWNEIVPGHIHLDELAKEVKEGVREAGGTPLEFNTIAVDDGIAMGHDGMRMSLPSREIIADSVELMASAHKLDGIVALASCDKIVPGMLLAIARLDIPAVVVTGGHMEAGEFDDEPVDLASVFEGVSKYREGEFSEEDLYQLECTACPGAGSCAGMFTANTMACVTETLGLSWTECATTGALDSRKRDIARKSGQRILDLVYNDIRPSEFLTEEAFENAVTVDLALGGSTNTMLHVPAIAQEAGIDLTLSDFEAIAEKTPHLAHMSPAGPWRMEHLRDDGGVPGVLSRLEDLLNTECPTVDGKTIQERIQDADVKGTVIQSREDPVHKGGGLAVLRGNIAPDGAVVKAAAVDENMRQFTGSARVFNSQQAALNAIDEGEINPGDVIVIRYEGPKGGPGMPEMLEPTAKVSGSPRLSGKVALITDGRFSGATRGAAIGHISPEAAAGGLIALVEEGDTVEIDIPNSRLHLDVPKSELAERAESWSPPEVDTVGVLERYAAMATSADKGGVLTVPEQDTPDIDLVESIDSQ
- the thiM gene encoding hydroxyethylthiazole kinase; this translates as MIDQSTLQNQITTISEQRPLINSITNFVTIDEVANITSFWGGLPSMSQDQKDIEERFRISDGCHLNMGFIDDKDIELFIEAGKAANNGDTPVAFDPVGAGGTSERTGAAREIGNEIDVSIICGNYGEITALVQDDANIRGVDVTGEHTDIEQTAVACANTMDSIVVATGETDIIADQTTAYKLSVGDSMLGSFVGTGCMLGITVNIFDAVAEDSLSAALGGTTAFGIAGEIATKEQDWQGPASYRTAFLDTVASLNPETFETIDVEGRIETVDVR
- the thiE gene encoding thiamine phosphate synthase, with product MTDQTVYFVTQQNYSGGLSTTDVVRGAIEGGVDVVQLREKHMSARERYELGLKLRRITEEAEVPLIVDDRVDIAAAIDADGVHVGDSDLPIEVAREQLGKDAIIGRSVTTPEEARAAVAAGADYLGVGAVYHTDSKDVDPEEEGIGPEGVAAVREAVDIPIVGIGGINAGNAADVVAAGAEGVAVISAIATAENPKEATIRLSDAVMTGVNRR
- a CDS encoding twin-arginine translocase TatA/TatE family subunit translates to MVVETFSPLFIGGLGAFEIALIFLVVVILFGASKIPELARSSGQAIGEFQKGKEEVEQELKEIRDGDADIEDVDGDIEDVDTDVESDGEKDSTAAN
- a CDS encoding HD domain-containing protein, producing MDEPDPVVPDTEPSRVHDEYDPSADHAFPDTRLNSVLEYLQNDEEIQAYLKAQNVNPVKRMNYNDHGQEHIRIVRDRALELYGLLKKGGVTFNGATDQGLSEADEPVIIALAATLHDVGHVVHRHDHPYYSIPIASDILDRVLPEFYSVPDAVRVKSEVLHAILCHPTEERPLTLEAGVVRVADALDMERGRSRIPYEKGGRGINTLSSRAIEEVSLTSGDSAPVLVEIKMSGAVGVYQVDSLLKSKLQHSRLEDHIRIVAINTGGEDQLVERIEL
- a CDS encoding helix-turn-helix domain-containing protein; this translates as MMAALDTEDRRVVMSKIESATAKLVYHSLALEGAATASQLQQRLDLPQLTILSILQTLSNRELVACESTDETTRYYAKRTGI